TCAACAGGATCAGTGGTGGTCCTCATGTGGCGTTGAAAGAAATGAGCAAGCCCCTATCTAATAAATAAGGGATATGGTTACAAAGAgatcttatatataaaagtaaaattctatACAAACCGACGACATGATCACTTCACATGATATATTCAgtttattttagaataaaaataattttactatttaatataatatattaaattaagtcaatttataaatttacaaaaataattgattaaattatatatatatactccaagaaaaataaccttttataatacttaaatttgtcataaaaaaatataaaacgcgTTGCTAATAAATAATCACGacacattttgtattttttgtgataAATTTAAGTTACGTAAAAAGTCCttgttttttgatttttaatttgtagTATATATGTCTTATATAATTTTGAGATACGTTAATAAGCCATAAGATAGtgtgttttagttttttaagcTCTTATGTATCGTTTTCTGATCCCACTAGCTCTTGATCAACGTACGGTCCATTAATCCATTAATGCCTTCTAGCTAGTAAACCCGGCCAGCTTCCACCTCGATCCCTGGCTGCATGCCGAtcgaatatatttatttttggttccaCTTTGTGGGTTTCTCATAAGTGATCGAGCAGCCTACCTAGCTAGCTAACGCAACCAAATGCATATATATCACACGACGTTGTACGTACGTATGTCTTCCTACTTGTATATCACATGAATTAATTATaaactcattatatatatatatataatacgcatgtatgtacgtacgtacaacTGGTACTGGAGCATTAATTAgaaactatattataatatgtctACATATCTTCCTGATCTGTTTTTGCAAGATAATCTGTTAACTATGATATATCATGATAAGATcgatcatatataattaaaaattaattaaagttaatatgattaattaataattaagcaaCCAAATATTCGTagcttaattataatttaaacattatttttaaaatatctacgTTATTTTACCAATTAATtagggtttttaatttttatttttttttaattttttatttttacctaatTCTGGGCCCAATGCAAGAAGGGATTATTTTTGGGATCAGTTCAGTGCGAGTACTCCTTGGGCGTAGTGGACCGCCGCCCATTAGTGGGCAACCCACAACGTACAATTAACATGTTACTTTCACATATTAATGAGATAAATGGTTGGGAAGTTTGGACCACTGCATGATattaattaaactatatatatagagtttaactttgattttaaTAAAGTAAATCCCGAAATTTTAAAATGCATGATCAATATGTATCTGATCATACTTCTAAATTAATTGTTATATACAATCTAATTTATGATATTCTAGTACAGAAATTGTCACCACCCCCTGATCTCTTTTACCGTTTGCAAAAGTAGgacttgatttttttatgtTGATAATTGAGGGTCGTCTAATTAGTTTTGGCCTCTTTCCAAGTAGGACCTTCTTCCAACGAAGTTTTCAATGGGAGGGTCTCCTGGCCACATGTAAAATTCATACGCTGGACacgaataaaaaaaacaaattaaaataaaaaatgacggtgggtcGTCATCCCCTGGATCCGGCCCTCCGGACTGATCGGCTTAAGAGATACGTTGTCACTCATTGATTAGCCAGGCCAAttatcatataattaaaataactataaaaatattaatattacttataGTCATGAATTGCGTAAACGTCGGGTATTCATTTAAGAAAAgagtagaattttttataaaaattaattaatttttttttatataatcacgtatttactcactttttaaataaattatgcaacttTTACACAGTACTccacgattataaatattatttttttcttaaaaaataaataattgttgGTCTCCACGTAATGTCAATATATATGAACCATTAGCAGTCTCCCACTTAGGCTTGCATTATAAACTTATATTCGGACCTCTAACGTCGCAAACCAAAACTCATGGAAATCTTGTCATTATAATTagcaattttaacttttatataccTTAAATTTTAAGATTCTCAATCATATTTATTGATCATGTAATGCACTTTTAAACAAGTTCATATTTTAACAACTTCAACGGATAGCCATTTAGAATGCTAGCTCAAGATCAACGAATGTAACAGatagaatatgaaaaaatctatgCTGAAAAATTACAATTCTATTTCCTTGATCTTAATGCAACTTCTCTTATATATCGAAGCGAAGCTAGCGCGGCCTGCCATGAGTTTATAAAGtttaaatatctaaatattTGACTTTGggcaattaaaatatatactataagaAATTAATTGTTCAGTTGTGGCcaattatttcttataaaaatgattattttctattaaaatggGTTTGTTTTGATCATAAATAATCATTCTTATTGTATATAATCTGTCACGaatagtcatttttcttgtaatgatatATAATGAGAGTTGGGCATGTCGTGGATGGGACTCACGTAGCATGCAGTACTAGctgtgtgatttttttttttttttgatatcttTGGATGTTCGGGTCAGCTTacgcgcacctcgactaatctcACGGAGCTTTAAAGTTAACGGTCAAGTAAATCTCCAGTGGCCCTGAGGGTACTCAAACTAGTGACCATTGGGGAGTAAACCCAAGGCCTGACCAATTGAGCTACCCCTCAGGGTTAGTACTAGCTGTGTGATTCACTTGCTAATCAaccaaaagaaatagaaaagggTTCCCAGAACTCTCAAGAAATATAATTGCCATTTTAATTAGTAGTATCTTTACCCATGCACACGTAAATGATCTACATGTAGCTAGTGAAAAAGAAGCAGCACACTTGTGGAAGATACAAGCAAAAGGGATCTTTACCCTGTCAAAACCCATGAATTAGTTACAACCTGATCATGATATATTAGCAAGCTATTTAAACAGTACCATCTACTGTATGGATCATTTCTCTGTGCCTGATTTTGAAGTACTTAAACTAACTTCCCAAGTTTCCTTCATCGATTAATTCCACGTACGTACAGATCAGTCAGCTTGACTATTTACCATGTCCTAGTCAAGAAACAACTATATATTGACATAAAGTAAGTTGGTCGATCGGTCCTTCTTGATTGATTCCTGATTTGGATCAATGCGTCAGATTGATGATCATATTTGTCTACCTTTTGCGCTTGGACTTCAAAGAAGTCACCGACTGAGAGTTGCTGTGCCAGTTTCGCTTTCTTTGGTTGATGAACCAGTTGTTGATTTGCTTCAGCTGCAAGCCTGTTTCCTCTACAAGTTTTGCTTTGTCATCTTCCTGAAAGATATTAGATAGCAACATGCAGGTTATTGATCATGATAGAAATCAAGTTATAATGTTGATATCTATTTTGTATCATTCTCTAAGATTCAAAGGTCGCCATTTggtaacatatataatatttggcATTCATCGAGGATAAAGACCTTATggtaatagaaaatattatgaaCTGTTCGAAAGCATATGAACTTGGAAAAAGGCCGGTCTGTGTTAAACTCCTATTCTTTTTTAGTAGTTTCATagaattctagagctaatatgTAATTGAATGCAATAGAATCTCGGTGGAATTTCCCAGTTCCAGCCCCAGGATGGTGTTGAGTTTTGAGGATCGATCCTAGAACTGAAAGTGATTCTGAAATCGCAGTCCACAATGgccaaatttaaattatataagcCTAATTTCTGCCATGCAGTTTCAGTCCTGAACTTCCATGGTGATGAGAGATTGTAGTAACTGCCAAGAAGCTGGAAAGAGATCAACATCTTAAGTTTTTCTAGACCCGTTAGTTTGGAAGTTGCAagattttgagagagagagagagagttaaggaatcATGGTGCATGGCAGAGACGCGCAGTATTTGATTATCTCGTATCTGATACAGTGAGTATGGCTGATGGTAATAACATTTTCTATTCATGTATCATAAATGAAATAGCACTCTTATGAGAAGTAGTAAAAAATCTATGGAACATTAACATGATTTATGTCCTCTACACTTTGCACTTAATTGACCAGATATCTATGATCGATCTTGCCCGTTCTCAAATATTTTTGCTAGTTATTGAACAAATCCGAGACATTAACATTTAACAAACATTATGAAACGCTTGACTAGAAACTAAACAGAAAGAATATGAGCATTAAGATTGTGAGACATCATTAAGGAATGATGAGATAATTGATTGCTTACAGTTGGGTAAGGCCACTTCGAGTGTTGCTGCCACCAATTTTTCAACACACTAGTTGTGTCACCTGGTAATTTCCCTGcccttctttttcttaataTCTCCTCTCTTACGTCTTCAATTCTTGACTTAAAACCCTGCAAGACAACAGTAACATATACAGGTGTTAAAAATTTACCTTCGCGTGGGAATTAAGACTACCAGAGGCGATCAACTTAAGTGGTTATCTTTGTCATGTTGTGTCTTTAAACGAAAAAAGAATATCAGTTAAAAGACCTTTCCAGCAAAGTTGCAAGATCGAATATCACCTGCTTCAGTTCAACCTTCAATTCCTGCCGAACTCTCTCCATCAGGGACCTTTCTGATTCTGTTGGAAGCAGTGGACCAAATCCCATCATGTCATGCCCATCACCACCAGATTGATCTAAAGAAAAATCCATCTGCagatcatcctcatcatctgaCATTGTTGCACCCGTACCTTCACCCAGGTTCATTCCTGGGAATTATATTACACACCGCTAATTAAGCCGTCAATGTGATTTTTAAACTGGCCTGGAATCATGCAATTAATGCCTTTTTTTATATCCcaagttctatatatttggTTGATATacacaaaaagtttcaatacaTGCTATGATAACAACTAGAAGAACTGGTTATATAAGTTTCCCTAGAGAATATTGATCATCTTTGAGACAAGCAGCTCATGTGCATGCtaaattttgaaagaaactAAACTAGAAAGAGAACCTAGACTTTACCTgttaaaatttatgaaagatATGCATGATTTCTTTTTAAGGTTTAGGTTTCGGTAAACTAGATAACCATGATctctcacttttcaaaaaaaaaaaagttctaattttttttaaaagattgtatatatattaatcaagtCGTTGAGATCACCTACTTTTGATGGTCTTAAATCACAGCAGTTTCTCACACCAAGTTTTAGTTGGTGACCTTTAGAGTTTTCTTAACCAGTTTATTCGCTGTGAACAATATGCTTGCGCGCAGTTCTGAGAGGTAACATTTGTTTTTGATCAATTTAAAAGGTTGATCAGTAATAGGCTAGCTTATTTGCCACAGCCAATTTGAATTGTGAGCCAAGACCAATTAATGTGATTTAAGTACTTGAGGTGCATTAACATATAATGGAAGCAGAGCAAGTAAAAGTCGTCCCAAGATCAAGATCTAAACTTTTGCAGGCAGTCACCATTCTAGATGCATGCAAAGTCGTCAACAAAACAGCATACCACAACTTGGCTAAAGcaaacaaaattttgaaatgactTTGTTAATGATTTACACTAAAATCAATGTGTCAAGAGTTTAATCGAaaactatataatttataagtaggtgtgaaaataatgataatatttaacttaaaaatgCATATAATTTTCCAACTTTTTCTGTATATTAACTTTCACGATGTCATCaaggatatatataaatatatatatatgatctaaaCCGAATTTATGCGTAGTATATATTGTGCACTGATGGTCATGAAAATTTATACGATCAAATTAACTCTCTTTCCGTAGCCCATATTCGAAGGCAATATTAAGTTGTGCGCGTCCCTATGCCTGTCCGACCTCTGAAAACGTACGAATGATGCTCAAAATCTTAGGTCAATAGGTCTTTTGCAGTCACGGTAATATCCTCTCGAATATTGTACTTATGTATTCCATACTATCCATGGACACTCTCATCGAAGTATAACTCATGaatcaaaacaacaaaactCGTGCATCATATTTAGAAAGCTGAAAGGATTAATGTTTCTAGAAACCCAAAATGTTATCTAATGAACCTTATCGGTTGGTGGTGGTGGGACGGGAAGTAGTACCTTCCCTCACCGAACTAACTGACCCTTTTCCAACTGTATGTTCATAGATATTTTCTGGGTAGGTCCTACAGCACCCACCACCTCCTGCTTGGACATCCAAAATTTCAAGAACCCCAAATACCGTCTCTTATTTTTCTAAGCAAACATGTCATATTTACCCAAAGATAGACAAGCTAATAGAAGTGATTTTCTTTGATAGAGGATTGTGTCCTCTAAAActcatgaaattttttatataggatacgaaatttgagaaaatacttaatAATAGAAATAAGAAATTATTGTGTTGggatattagatatatataagAGGAGGGCATACCGGTGAGCGCCTGTAAGGTATTTTCGATTTCCCGGCAGGCCACGACAGCCTCAACGGCGTGGACTCGGACATGTTGTTGAAGCTGTTCTTTGAAGCTGCACAAAACTAGCAAATATTGTGCCTGTAACAAAACCCAGGAGAGAAACCTCAACTTCAACCTCAAAagaatcaacaaaataatacagatattcaagaaacaaagaagggagaaaagaaagaaaccgATAAGTGAGAAACCATATATATTACCAAGAAGTTGTCGAGCTCTTGACGCTCATGGGGAGAGAGGGAATGGCTTCGTTGCGAGGCATAAGACCGCAAAAGATGGTGAGACTGCGCTAGCTGCGCGTCGATCAACGGCAACTGATCAATTGGCGTGGCAACCCGAAGGCACGACACATGGGCCGCCAGAAGCTGCTCGTAAAGTGGGTGAGTGGCTATCTCCGCCTTAAGTTGGCGTTGATGCTCGCCAGAAACCCCAACTTCACCATTTAAACCACCGCTACTACCCCCGGCACCGCCGCCACCCATCATTCCCAGGCTCGGTTCTTGGAGTTCTATATCCATAAGACTAAACGAGGTGCGTGTATGATAGTCGAAGGTAAGGGAGAGTTAATGATGGATGAATATGGAGCAAAATAAGTTCGAAATGTTTGATAGAAACAAATTAAAGGGGAGAGCAAAGGATTATATAGAGGAAAGGTCCCGTGCTCGAGGGTTGAGGACCACAATAGAGACCCTTGTGTTTGAAAGATACTGTTGCGGTGTTAGTAATTGTTTGTGTTTCGGAGAGAGAACAAGAAGCAGACAGTTTTATCGTTAATGGTGTAAGAGAGATCGAGAGAGAAGCCGTATATCGGGATCCGAGACCACAAAACTTTCTGCACCGCGTCTGAGAGAAACAAAGATTTTACATacacagagaaagagagagaagcgAGGACATGAagcagtagagagagagagagagagggttttcGTTTTAAAGACCTTGAGAAAAGGGTtttgaaagggagagaaagaggagAGGTGATGCCTACAGAATCATTACTATGGAAGGCCGGGTTGGAAGCGAGGtcagaaaaataaacaagataAAGCTGCTCCTGTGGTCTGacaatttcattgctttttgttcttttttttttttcctctaaattTGTCGGATTTTTCTTTGGCTTTAATTTAACATAAGCTTGGGCTGGCAAGTGGTTGTTAGGTTTGTATTACAAGCAAACAACTGGATTGGGTAGACAAGGAAGCCAAACATCAGAAAAAtatgttctttcttttgctcCTCCATGGTTCactcataaataaataaggttCTAAAGGATGTGATGTGGGCACTCCACAGTCTCATATGTACTGGAGCACCTCTCTCAATGATTAGAGCTTATCTATAGGTAGCCTTCACTAGCAGTCACTGTTTGAAGTTTGCTGACTTTTTGCAAACCATTGGCTATTAAATTGTTATATACACCAATTACTATATACACCAATTAATAACCATATTTTAGATTATAATTACATGTCTACAAAGATTGAGTGATCGGTCTCTTTTTCATTCCAATACAAAATAACTTGGTTTTATAGATGTTTTTACTTCTATTATCACTTCTTTTATGAGTGCACCTATACAAATTATTGAGTAAGAAGTTCATTATCTATGGCAGATCAGAGCCCAAGGGAACCAAATAATCACTCTATAACTCAAAAAAGAATGACTGAAGATGAGGCATATgactcttttttcttcctcaGAGGTCATCTTTCTTTGCAAGAGTGGCAGAAAAGAATTCAACTTAGTTTATATTTCCAACCAAATGGCCGGGCTGCTCAACTAATCAGAGATAATGagcaaaaccctaaatttttttcattattattattatttttttttttcgataaagAAAGTCGGCTGAAGTTGAGGTGTCACTGTTCGACCTCCTCGACTGGTGTATTATGCCTTTCATTATTCATGCTGATCACTTGGGttttattgaaaacaagaaatatataaataaaatataaatatttgtgtgtATATTACGCATGAAGTAGTTTGTTAAAATACAAATGACAACCCAACAACTATCATTGATCAGATGAGTTTAATTACGTGGTAGGCAGGCATTGCTTGTGGGCTCatctctagctagctagccaacTACCAGCCAGAAATTCATGAACCATTCCCTTCTGATCAGCTGGGGATACCCCTAGCTGTCTGATCAGCAATTGTTCTTCTATATATGTTTCTTAAGATTACATACATGCATGTACGTACTGATCGTGTACATGTACGTACATCATGATGTACGTCTGTATCAGGTATGTATATATGTCATCATGTTCATCCaatatcatttgtttttttagtaTTCAAGTTTGATTAAGTAATTAATTATggaattaacatgatcataagtTTATAAGAAAGTACTACATATTTACAAAGAACATCATATATACTCGAAGCAGCTGAGATCATGAGcaaaaaaacatgaaatattggaaattattaatttatatatatatatatatatgtgtgtgtgtgtgtgtgtgtacataaCTAGCTAGTCTTacctttaatttatttctttctttttcctatttttttaatgatttttttttttttttgggtttttggaGTCAACGTGGATTAATTCATCAACGTTGCGTTGGGAGCAAGGAAacattatataatctatttattgTTTAAACTTGAATATTGTCCTTAATTGGACGAGCTTCGAAGCAATGTCCAGTTTCTggtaaatttttgtaattattatatgatcgtTCATGCATATGATCATGAAGTGATTAATCATAAAGAAATTTGGGTAGTAGGTTATCTGCTTTAATCTCTtaatctctctttcctttttctttcttcattaaTAGGCTAACagtaattatatttaatatatatatatatgtcattagGTCGTAATTATATGAACTCGTGTTTAACATGAGTAATTACTgatgattttaatcttttttccaTCTCCAATTACATATGATATAtgacatattttaaatgatgatcAAAAATAAAGAATGATATCATTATTCTTCATGTCATGAGAAAACTAGTTTACGTTCACTCCCAATAAGGACTGAAATTAACACCAAAATGGATCATGATGGGCAGAGAATGACATGCATCGATCTAAAGCAAAAGGAAATAGAGAAGTCACAAAGTAAGGGACCGCTTTCTTTTTATGATTCCCTACATCATGGACAATGAATATCAGACCAATTCGATCTCCTAACATATAgatcaagctagctagctagaaatTTGAGCTTTTCCCATGAGTAATCATATTATATGCATCTTCTTaggtttcatatatatatatatatatatatatatagtacattaatTCTGAGCTCCTTTTTCGTTTGTTTTGTagagtaaaaaagaaaacattcttGGTACGTAAAACGACATGATCATGATCTTTTAAGTAAAGCCAAAGGAGAGGGACAAGATCCATACCCGCCCGTTAGTAATGTCAAAGCTTTTTTCTTACCCTTCTGCCGATCAGTTATAAATGTAAGGCTGTTTTGTCTCGGCTATACAGAGCTCAACATGTAGTGCGCGCATGCATGCATCCACATTTTGTCGTT
This Carya illinoinensis cultivar Pawnee chromosome 11, C.illinoinensisPawnee_v1, whole genome shotgun sequence DNA region includes the following protein-coding sequences:
- the LOC122281467 gene encoding homeobox protein HD1-like, with protein sequence MDIELQEPSLGMMGGGGAGGSSGGLNGEVGVSGEHQRQLKAEIATHPLYEQLLAAHVSCLRVATPIDQLPLIDAQLAQSHHLLRSYASQRSHSLSPHERQELDNFLAQYLLVLCSFKEQLQQHVRVHAVEAVVACREIENTLQALTGMNLGEGTGATMSDDEDDLQMDFSLDQSGGDGHDMMGFGPLLPTESERSLMERVRQELKVELKQGFKSRIEDVREEILRKRRAGKLPGDTTSVLKNWWQQHSKWPYPTEDDKAKLVEETGLQLKQINNWFINQRKRNWHSNSQSVTSLKSKRKR